The Puntigrus tetrazona isolate hp1 chromosome 9, ASM1883169v1, whole genome shotgun sequence genome includes the window AATATTTGAAGCCCACAATATTCGAACATCTGGGTGTTTGTTTATAGGCGCAATGTTGACCGATCATCCAGTGAATCCTCTGAGCCTTTCCTTTGGAGTCACACACAGCCCACGAAGAAAGGTAAGCTGTGTTTTTAAGGCCTTTATGTTACGTAGGACAGttgtctttttaatatatttttgtaatttaggTCAACTGCTgtgcaaaaaaagtttaaaagctttttgaaaaGATGTCACACATCAAGTTACATatggataaaaatataaaataaggcaaaataaattgagacaataaaacacaaaatataacatttataaacataataagTGTGCCAGCCATCTCATTTGATAGGCCCCATTTCCTGTTCATTCTGTCCtctattttttgttgttgatgttcAAGATTCTTGACTActtgattgtgttttttttctttcagatagTTTCTAAAGgtctttatattttaagagtGTTTCATAAAACACTCAAGTCTGCTAAAATGCTTTGCTGAAATACACTGCCATCTGCTGGTGCAAAGGCCAATGACCATTATGATTTACTTGGCTTTATTTTCAGAGGGTATCACGCCTCGGGACAGGGAGTCCTCTGAAGAGAACTCAGAACTTTTATGGGGTAGAGACCTGGGCTGAGCTGGTCTGGGAGGGCTGGGAGCCACGACGAGAGTATACCAAATCACTGATTCTCAGAAGCATTCATGGAAAACTCCAGAAACTCACCTTCAGGTCATTAAGTCATTAAGactaaaagtttattttttcagaatttgaaGATACGTTTGTGGTCATTAAGATTTTTTCTTGGTTTAAAGTCTGCTATgttcaaggctgcatttatttgattaaaaaaaagcaataaaagctgtaatattgtgaaatactgttCACTGTCCATAATTCAGTCAGTGTCACagaattcattctaatatgcttgaTGCTTGAAAAACATCtcttattattatctattattttgttaatcatattatttgtgcttttttgacaaatagaaagatttaaaaataaataaataaataaataaataaatatatatatatatatatatatatatatatatatatatatatatatatatatatatatatatatatatatatattattaattattttttattttattattaatttatttttattttattattttctttgtaacGTCACAAATCAAAATTTAATGTTTCCCTGCTTAATCAAagaaaatctttcattttagaCCTCCTGCTTCCATGTTCTTCACCACACCATTTCCTCAGACCATTCTTCTAAGCCCAGGAACTTCTTATTCACTTCCAGTTACTTTTCAGCCTCTTGAGAAAGTAAAGTTTAAATTACCTTTGTttctcatttataaatattaacgTAAACTTGTTATATCATTGAGGCATTCAGTAATCCTCATCATGATGTATTATGATGCGTTTTATAATCAACATTTACAGCAGGCAATGAGAGATATTATATGCATGACTGGATTGGCATATATTCTTCTTTCTTGCCCTGTTCATTCCAGTGCGAGTACACGGACACTATAGAGTTTCAGGGCAAGGAAGGCTCATTCCACGTGTCTCTGCGAGCAGTGATTCCTCATCATGCCCTGGAGGTACCAGACAAGGTGATGCTGCCACCCTGTGCTGCCCAGCATAGCTCCCAAACCAGCTTTCTCTTTCGTAATTCCAGGTAAAGCATGGCTAAGGATCTGTTTTATGGAGAAAGTGTAAAGAAAGTGCAGAATTTTGAAACCTCTGAATTTGTCCCTAGTAAGCTGCAGACAGGATTCAGGTGGTTTGTGGATCCTCCGTTCCAGCTGTCCCCTGAGACTGGACAGTTGAAGCCTGGAGAAGAATGCAGGGTTACAGTAGAGTTTAAGCCCCAGCAGGCTTTAGTGTATCAGGCTGAGGCCTGTTGTGCTTTTGGAGATGATGGGGAAAACAGCTGTACTGTGCGTCTGCGTGGGCTGTGTAAGTACACTGAGCTTTGCAAAGAAAttcctaaattaaaataacatttgtgtcCATTATCATGTAATTTTTACatctgaaatctgaataaatatgcGTTTTACTGATAGTATGCTTTTTCACTTATAATAGTACAATATCGAGGTTTGAACaatttgaaaatctgtaatctgagAGTGAggaaaaaatcaaaatattgagtAAACtgccttttaaagttgtccaaatgtttgcatatttttttattaaaaataaggttTAATACAGCTggaaatatcttcatggaaaataatcttttcttaatatctcaataatttttgccataaaagaaaactattttgaCCTATATAATGTTGttgactattgctacaaatatgtcTGTGCTTAATTTTGTGGGCCAGAGTCACATTTAGTCTGGTCCtctaacattttaatgtaataaaattacatagaGAAATGAAGACAGATGTAAATACAGATTTGTTAATCTATGGTACAGTATATGCTTTTGATGCCATCAGtggcattatttattaaaaacaataaaaaaatttgaatctataaatatagaaaattacaaatattttgtacaaCAGTTttttgtgtatgcatatatttgttgctaatatctatacatttattatttatataacgtacatataaatatatatcatagtTCATGGACATATGATATATATAGTAGCATAGTTCATTTTCCCTGATTTTCAATTACTTTTTCTCAAATCATAGTTTTTAATGCTGTGATTTATATCAGACATTGGTTTAATTCATGGGTTATAAATAacgcattacatttaaatacctTTCCACAGCAAAGTACCCTCACCTGCAGATCAGCGCCACAGGACAAGAGGAAGGCTGCAAGGTGCTTGAGTTCGGCAGTGTGGCAGTAGGTGACTCTCTTGAAAGGGCCTTTGAGATCTACAACCTCTCCGATGTACGTTTCTCTCCACCCTGCATTTGTGCTCATTGAATATTTAGAAATTGGACATTTCACTCTCATATTTACTTCCTTTCTCTCTTAGGTCAGCACAACATTCAGTCTGTCCTGGTTGAGACGTCCCGCTCTCATGGAGTCTGTGTTCTGCTGCGAGGTTCACGAGGGGAAGATCGCTCCAAATTCTGTGTTGAAAGTCCCCGTCTGCTTCTCCCCAATCACAGTGGACAGCATAAACGTGGACTACCTCTCTCTAACCTGTCCTGGGGCTGTAAGCAAAGACCTGCTCAAAGTGTCAGGCACCTGTATAGGTACAATATATTACCCTACAGTAACGGCTTTACAAACATTTGCTTATAACCAAATCGAGCTTGATCTGACGACCTTATTTATCCACTATAGGACCAGTTGTGTCTCTAAATACCTCTGTACTGGATTTTGGCTGTGTTGAGGAGGACACAGAGGTCACACACAATGTACAGATCATCAACTCCTCTGCAGTATTGGCTTATTACCAGTTTGATGTGGACACTAGCAGCCATAATGTGTTCAGAATTGATAAGCCTTGTGGCTCTCTGACAGGCAGCAGCAAACTCACTCTGCGTGTGAAGTTCCGCCCATATCAACCTATAGCTTATCACAAGACCGTGACCTGTTTACTGCTGCACAGGGTAGTGTGTatgtctgcctgtctgtttgGCTTCTTGGTTGAATATCTACTTtcttatctttattattttataatttgagTGATAGTGCAGTACTGCTTTTCTCATTAAAGGAGCCACTGTTTCTGGATTTGATTGGCACCTGTCACTCAGAACAGCTGAAGCCAGCCGTTTTAACCCCCAGACACCTAAGTATCTACAGAATAAATCTGCTACGAGGGCTCACCTGTTATCCTCCTGACATACTGAGTGCCTTGCTGGAcgaacacaaattaaaactgGATGACAGCGGAGCCTTGCTAATCCAGGAGGTGGGTATTTGTCCATCTGCACTGTGATGTAAAATTCCGCAGTCTAGGAGTCAAGTCAAACATCCTATTCTCATATGTTTATATCTAATTCACAAAACAATCAGGTACAACATAGCTATCAGCAACATCACATAACAATGCACCTGACTTTCTTTAGATTCCAGGAGAGGACACTGACAAATCTACAATTCTTTTAAAGAAACGCAGTCCTCTGGAGGAGTTTTTCCACGTTAATTCAGCATCTGAAGTGGAAACAGAACTTGACAACATCTCAAACTCCTCTAGATTCCCCAACCCCCATGTTACAGTTCAGCCCTCTGAGCTCATTTTTTATGATGGCCCAGCGTCTAAGTCTGTCTCCATCACCAACCACACCAAAGGCAAGATATGTCTGATTTGGACTCATGGAGTCGAATCCTCTTTCTCCATCTTTCCTCTCTCCTGTGAGCTGGGCCCTCTAAAGAGCACAGCTTTCAGAGTGACATACAGCCCCAACCAGCAGAACGTCTTCCATTCAGCACAACTTGAGTGTTTCACTTTTTACAAGGTAATGTGAGACTTAATGCTGGAATATActacattgcatttttatttctctgtctgtaaagcaaaaacattggAGTTTGTGCCCATCATACACTGTGCCCATCATACactgtgaaaatattttcatattttctgtgaaatctgtccaaccAAATCTGTAGACTGGCTTTGATTTTCGGCAACTAGCATCAACTCGTCCAAATTGTAAATTAGGGCAAAAGTCATGTAGTATATTCCAGACTTAATGTAAATCGATTTGGTGTTCTCCATCAGTCTCAGTCAGTCAGTCTGTAAATGGGACATAACTTGAGTTCTGTATGTTTAGTGTGTCAATAGACTTGGcttgaattatatttttgtcatggCCAGGTTCTGAGGGATCATAGAAGTGTACAGGATCGCACTGTGTGTCCACCGTGGTGCCTTACAGTGAGGGTGAGCGGTCACTCGTTTGAAACTGGAAAAGAGCCCTTCATCCCCAAATTCTCTCTTAATCACCCTAAAGTAGTAAGTCTGACATCTTtcattgtaatatgtaataattggaaaagtactatttttttttttttttttttttttttttgacacaatCCATCTCCCATCAGGTATTTCCAGCACTTAGACAGGCTGCATACCACAGTATtctcctgcagaatacaggggACCTCCCCTTGATCTTCAGACTAGACCCAGAGGAATGTCCATCTGTATGTGTGCTGCCACCCAGTGGTCTGGTGCCATCAGGCAGCCACCAGGTCCTCACATTCAGATGCACTCCTTCACCGGATCACCCTGCCAGCATCCCTTTGACATTACATCTGAATGCCAGCCCCAGACACACACAGGTTAAGACAATTTCCTTCATGGCAGCATGATGACTGTatggacacaaacacacacattgggCATCATTGTCAGatttaattgcattcatttgaaaatgaattgtcaaatataaaaattcaatattacaaaagtgatttaacAAGAACAAGCATGATCTAACAATAagcaaaagtatatttattcattaaccAAAATTAACAAGAGACCCCAGTGCTCTGCTGaaggatttattaaataaacttagCTTTTGatactaaaaatagttttaatgtcAATTTCACTTTAGTATTTTTCTAATGAATCAATTTCCATAAAGTTATCTATACGTTTACTAAAGTGTGACACTGGAAATCTGATTAAAACTATGAATTTCTGAATTTGTTTTGTAGGTACTGAATGTAGTTGCTGTAGCAGAGAAGCTTTCCATGAGTTTGGAGGGGGATGGCAGCCTGTTCTTTCAGCCCACAGCCGTTGGCTCATGCTCTGAGAGAAGCATGTGGTTGAAGAACCTGAGCAGGGTGCCAGTGGAGTTCAAGTGGAGACTGTGTGGATCTGACCAAAGGGTTCTGACTGTGCTGCcggacacagacacactccagCCCAATGAATCGAAGGCAAGGCTGCATAGTGATTGTGTTATTTTTGAGAATTGTAGTTTCAGTATTATTaatgaaagtattttatttttttttgctttcaggTACAGAAGTGGTCCTTTTCCCCCATAGAGGAGATGATGTATAGCATGAAGCCCAGTCTCACATTCTGGCCTGTCCAAACGCCACAATGCAAGAAGTCCAGGCTTACCATTAAAGCTGTGGGAGTGGCATCCAAAGGGTCTCTCCAGGTGTGTTACCTGAATGGAATAGAGAACTAGTCtaattatatttacagtggaGTGCATATTACAGTATATACCTTGTGCTGGGATGGGTTGGCTGTGCATACTTTCCTGtaatttttatgtgaaaaagTAACATTGTGTCATTACTtgtaatttgctttttttttttcataggcCGAACACCCTGTTATAGATCTTGGTGAGGTCCTGGTGGGAAGCTGTAAGTCATTTGATGTCCCTCTTCTGAACGACAGCCCCTGTGCTGTCAGCTACTCTCTGACCACACAGCAGAGCGTCACAGCTGCAGGCCTCCCTGAAGATAAGACTCAAGATCCTTTGGGTTGGAGACATTGCACTAttcttataaatgtttttaactcaCTTTAAATGCTGTCTATGTTCGGCCATATGCAAATTCTTGTGCACTGCCATTCAGATTTATACTTTGTTTTGCAAGGgtgcattacattgatcaaaagtgacacttAACACTTAGAACATTTTATCCATCAGAGATAACTGAAAAATCCAGAAAGATATTCCGcagcataactgttttctgtCTGCTTActatcacataaataaattgcagtttaaaatatattcaaataaaaatagttatagTAAATCTAAATTGAGTCAgtctttatttattcctttttttctccagttCTGGAGATGGAGAATGTAAGTGGAACTATACCTGCTGACTGCAGACTACCGATACGCTGCACAGTGAAACCGGCACGCAGGGCCCATTACTGCTGGACCATCAGTTACCACATCCTCAATGCATCTGGTAGCGTACAAAGAAAACAGTGCTCTTTATTCTCTGAAGTGTGATTGTAGTGTAAGACAATGTCACGTTTTTCATATATGAGAAAATTTAGTAAATGTgtcaaaacactttttctgGTGGCCAGGCTCTGGAGGAGGAGAAGTGCAATCTGTTTGCCATGTACAGGCCGAGGGAGTGTACCCCACCCTGGAGGTGATGGATGCCCGTAGCTGTGGCAGTGTGGAGGGACTTGGTAAACTGCAGCTCTGGCGTCTCTTCAGTCTGGATGCACTCAACACTTATCTGCACAGAGATCCCAGCCCATCTGAGCTCACCTTCAGGGTGCCCACAAGACACAGGCAATACTTtaaacaaacagcttttttgttttgattcagttaaaaaaagtcacaaattcagagatttatttttgataactATTAAAATCTCCTGCAGTTTTCAGCGTTGCCCTTCCATCTTCACATCAGCCATGTTGGATTTTAGCTTCAGCGCTGCTCCCCTGGGCTCAGACCCCTCTagtattttgcttttgtttaagAACCCAGGAAGTATTCCTGTAGAGTGGTAAGCATTCTATAGCTTAATCTGTCTATATAGCAAATAAAAGTATCAAATGAAGTCATGCAGTATGAAGAAATGATCCAAATGGTATCCCTCAGGTCATTCTTGCTTCCAGAGGACCAACAGATTGAGCTGGAGTACTGGGCTGAGTCTGGAGATTTCAGTCCATCTGAGCTCCACCTGATGAAAATTCAGGACCACAGGCTCTTCTCAGTCTCCCCACGTTCTGGTAAACTCCTGCCTGGCCAACAGAAAACAGTACAGTTCACATATAGGTCAGGAATAAGCACAATAGCGCTTTTACACTGAAGTGTTGCCTAGGCACATGAAACTATAGGGCATATGCTTCTCTTCCAGACATGACTTTGTGGGAACAGATCGTCTTCCTGTCTTGTTGAAACTTTCACATGGAAGAGAAATACTGGTGAGAAAAATTATTCTTGTCATTGCAGCACATGCATCTTAAGAATGATTCATGCtgacaaatcttttttttttttttttttttttccagattaaTTTTATGGGAGTAACTGTGGAAAGAGACATACGTTACATTTACCTTTCCTCCAACCGACACATCTTTTCCCCAGTGGCAATTGGAGGGTTCAATCCCCCCAAACAGGTTTGTAGACCTATAAGTTACCTGAACTGAGGTTTTTTCCTGAAAGCTGaaaaggtaattaaaaataatacaaataataataaaaaactgtattaactGTTTATTCCTTGCCAGTCATAGATATCATATGTTTATTATTCACAGATGTGCTAAATACTTAATCTGCACAGGTGTATGAGTTGTATAATGCAGGCGCTCTTCCACTGAGATACCACATTGACACCACTCCACTGGAGGAGCTAATGGAGGAGAACTTCAGTCACCCGGTCTTACAGTGTCTGAACCCTGGAGGAGAAGTGGAACCAGGCCACACTGCCCTGGTGGAGTGGATCTTCTCCCCACTGGAGGCCAAAACATACAGTGTTAGTTACTCCACAATGACATCGATTGTTAATGTTCCTGCtaccaaaaacatttcatttagtaACACTTGTTTTTGTCTGAAATCAAAAATTACTTCCTACATTATTATGCAAACCATTAAGTGTTTTATTCTGAGTTTGGTGTGCAATTCCAGGTGGACGTACCTATACACGTGGTGGAGGGGGACAGCATGTTCGTAACCTTTGAGGGCCAAGGCTTTGATGAAAGAGAGGCAAAACCCATTCAAATACAAGAAGGGCGTATTACTGTGCCTTGCACTCAAAGAATCCCAGTACCTGGACAAGTAAGAAAGTTTGATGAAACAAATCATAAATAAGAAGCCAAAGGTTTCCATCTCCTCCTTTCCATACCTAGGTTGTATTCCTGTCagaagagagagtgtgttttgGTGATATCCCAGTGGGCTCTCGTAGTACTCGCATCCTTTTTTTGACCAATGTCTCACACACAGACCAAGTGTTGTATAAATGGAGTGGAACAAGCACAGAATGCCAACAGGTATGTAGatttaatgtaatgaaaataaaaaagctgcTATATAGTGGAAAAGTCATATGGGacacttttatggtgctttcaTGTTTTCTGAAGTCTGAACTGTCTTTATgtgcaaacaaaactttttttattttgtgtgtataagTTTGGAAAAAACTGATATATGTGAAAAATTCATCAGTTAATAATTGACATGACCAGTCTACTCAACATATTAATTATTgactgcatgtttttatttgtttgtcgcATTGAGCGTAGACTGTAAAGATCCTTCCTGAGAGTGGTTGTCTGGCACCAGAGGAGAGTGCTCTCTGCATCCTGACAATACAGGACTCGGGCAGCCCCACTTTCTATCAGCAAGACCTCATCTGCGAGGTGACAAATACAGAGATACACCAATGAACACATGCACATAGAAACACAtacaatgcatatttaataaggCACACTGCTATTTAAATGTTAGTGGTCAGTAATTTATGTTTATGCTTTTGACCAAAATCTCATATGCTCACtatgactgcatttatttgacaaaaatacagttagcAAGTCTATAATGATgggttttttaatgtttcagaattttttttttcagaatactttgatttaaaagttcaaagaaacagacagaaattGAAATACTTGTAACACATATAAATGGTAGTTTCTGTCTTGGTCAGATAACTCTTGTGCAGAAGCTTGCACAGTATCACAGAGACCTTCGACAGTGGGAGGaggagacagaaagacagaaatatgAGTTTACTATCACTGAGAAAGACTTGATACAGACAAACCAACTGGATAAATTCTTTCAGGTcagaaatacaaattttaaactttaatgttGACCATTAtccttttaaatttaattcactGTATGAAaggatcatttaaaaaaaaaaaaatgaattgacttCCTCAGGAAGGTGCAGTGCTTGAACAGAAAACCAGCACAAGAAAATACAAGGTAACTACACCTGAAAAATGACCAATGAGTCTTATTTACAAGTTATGTAACACATTCACATTTTGGGTTTTACTTGCATGGTGGTTGTGTATTACTTGCAGTGGTTATGTGTGcattatatttctaaatgagAGCTCAGTATTTTGTTCCTCATGTGGCAGACTCTTCCACCCATTCGTAGCAGTGATCAAGCTGAAAGCGGTTCCTCGGTGAGACCCAGTCGGGCTGAACAGCGCGCCCAGCAGCAGATGGGTCAGGAAAGGAGAAGACGTCCCGAGCCTCCTCGTCCTGCTATACTGCACTTAGCTGTCACTGCACGCTCTCACAGCCTCATGGAGTATCAGACACATTTCCCCAATCAGCTCAACACGCATTACATCAACAGGTACAAATGGGTGCAAAACTTTGAAAATCTAGGATCAAAAGTGAATAACAAATCTGAcattgacgttttttttttttttttttttttttttatcattatatttttttcaggtcTAGTCAACccaagctttttcagtctgggACAGGTGAGAGCTGCCATTATTCTGCAGACCTGCCCCCATTTACTCTGGGTCCTGAGAGAGATGTCATCACACATGTGCTCACCTCTTTACTACAGTATGacttaagttgttttttttaatgcaaattctGCTTAAAGGTTTGGGCTCAgtaatgtttgtgtttctttgttttaaattaattacattattttatattacaatgtAAGTGCATGtaagtacacatactgtaaaataaagcttttgatGCATTgattaaagtgacagtaaagatatttatattgatacggaaaatattaagctgcacaaCTATTGTCAGTGCTGATAATTAAtcatcagcatattagaatgatttatgaaggatcatgtgatgctgaagactggACCGATGATgaagaaaattcagttttgctattttaaaatatattcaaatacattaaaaaaatcacaacattGCCAGTTGTACTATAtttctgaacaaataaatgctattctttgaaaaacataacttttaaaTGGTTGCATAGGTTTCGGAAGctcttctatttatttatcttattatttatttatcctatctataaataaaggtgacttgattGAACAACTATCATTCAGTAGAAGgtcacaatgtatttttttcttttttttttcctacaggAGTCTCCTAGATGAGCCTCAGTTTCAGCAGTCTCTGGTAGAGGGCGACAATGAGCAGGTGCCATACTTCACACAGCTGCGGCCTGCTCCTGAGCTCCCCACACAAACAAAACCCCACTCGGCTGCAGGCTACCAAATGCCCGGTCTGTCCAGTGTCGCTCCAGCAGAGACTTACACAGGAAACTGTAGCACTGCAGACAGACCTAGTGTCCCAGAAAGTGTCCAGGAGTCTCTGAAAGAAGTAGAGGAGGAGATAAAAATGAAGGTCCAGGAGTCCATTCGCAGGTGCGTTCTGATACTAAGAGACAATTTCGTCACAAATCAGATCTTGCCATTTAAGCAACTCATCCTCATTCTCTCTCATTCTTATTTGCAGGTTGCCTGAGTTCAGTGACATAGTGGAGGACATTTTGCTCAACACCCTGCAGAACCTAATGATGGAGGCTTTCTTGGGTGAGCTGGTGTTGACAACACGACCACGAATCATCGCTCTTCCACCTTCTTCTTCCAGGTcacatacacattttatgttaacCACACTTTgac containing:
- the cfap65 gene encoding cilia- and flagella-associated protein 65 isoform X2, which encodes MLTDHPVNPLSLSFGVTHSPRRKRVSRLGTGSPLKRTQNFYGVETWAELVWEGWEPRREYTKSLILRSIHGKLQKLTFRPPASMFFTTPFPQTILLSPGTSYSLPVTFQPLEKCEYTDTIEFQGKEGSFHVSLRAVIPHHALEVPDKVMLPPCAAQHSSQTSFLFRNSSKLQTGFRWFVDPPFQLSPETGQLKPGEECRVTVEFKPQQALVYQAEACCAFGDDGENSCTVRLRGLSKYPHLQISATGQEEGCKVLEFGSVAVGDSLERAFEIYNLSDVSTTFSLSWLRRPALMESVFCCEVHEGKIAPNSVLKVPVCFSPITVDSINVDYLSLTCPGAVSKDLLKVSGTCIGPVVSLNTSVLDFGCVEEDTEVTHNVQIINSSAVLAYYQFDVDTSSHNVFRIDKPCGSLTGSSKLTLRVKFRPYQPIAYHKTVTCLLLHREPLFLDLIGTCHSEQLKPAVLTPRHLSIYRINLLRGLTCYPPDILSALLDEHKLKLDDSGALLIQEIPGEDTDKSTILLKKRSPLEEFFHVNSASEVETELDNISNSSRFPNPHVTVQPSELIFYDGPASKSVSITNHTKGKICLIWTHGVESSFSIFPLSCELGPLKSTAFRVTYSPNQQNVFHSAQLECFTFYKVLRDHRSVQDRTVCPPWCLTVRVSGHSFETGKEPFIPKFSLNHPKVVFPALRQAAYHSILLQNTGDLPLIFRLDPEECPSVCVLPPSGLVPSGSHQVLTFRCTPSPDHPASIPLTLHLNASPRHTQVLNVVAVAEKLSMSLEGDGSLFFQPTAVGSCSERSMWLKNLSRVPVEFKWRLCGSDQRVLTVLPDTDTLQPNESKVQKWSFSPIEEMMYSMKPSLTFWPVQTPQCKKSRLTIKAVGVASKGSLQAEHPVIDLGEVLVGSCKSFDVPLLNDSPCAVSYSLTTQQSVTAAGLPEDKTQDPLVLEMENVSGTIPADCRLPIRCTVKPARRAHYCWTISYHILNASGSGGGEVQSVCHVQAEGVYPTLEVMDARSCGSVEGLGKLQLWRLFSLDALNTYLHRDPSPSELTFRVPTRHSFQRCPSIFTSAMLDFSFSAAPLGSDPSSILLLFKNPGSIPVEWSFLLPEDQQIELEYWAESGDFSPSELHLMKIQDHRLFSVSPRSGKLLPGQQKTVQFTYRHDFVGTDRLPVLLKLSHGREILINFMGVTVERDIRYIYLSSNRHIFSPVAIGGFNPPKQVYELYNAGALPLRYHIDTTPLEELMEENFSHPVLQCLNPGGEVEPGHTALVEWIFSPLEAKTYSVDVPIHVVEGDSMFVTFEGQGFDEREAKPIQIQEGRITVPCTQRIPVPGQVVFLSEERVCFGDIPVGSRSTRILFLTNVSHTDQVLYKWSGTSTECQQTVKILPESGCLAPEESALCILTIQDSGSPTFYQQDLICEITLVQKLAQYHRDLRQWEEETERQKYEFTITEKDLIQTNQLDKFFQEGAVLEQKTSTRKYKTLPPIRSSDQAESGSSVRPSRAEQRAQQQMGQERRRRPEPPRPAILHLAVTARSHSLMEYQTHFPNQLNTHYINRSSQPKLFQSGTGVS
- the cfap65 gene encoding cilia- and flagella-associated protein 65 isoform X1, yielding MLTDHPVNPLSLSFGVTHSPRRKRVSRLGTGSPLKRTQNFYGVETWAELVWEGWEPRREYTKSLILRSIHGKLQKLTFRPPASMFFTTPFPQTILLSPGTSYSLPVTFQPLEKCEYTDTIEFQGKEGSFHVSLRAVIPHHALEVPDKVMLPPCAAQHSSQTSFLFRNSSKLQTGFRWFVDPPFQLSPETGQLKPGEECRVTVEFKPQQALVYQAEACCAFGDDGENSCTVRLRGLSKYPHLQISATGQEEGCKVLEFGSVAVGDSLERAFEIYNLSDVSTTFSLSWLRRPALMESVFCCEVHEGKIAPNSVLKVPVCFSPITVDSINVDYLSLTCPGAVSKDLLKVSGTCIGPVVSLNTSVLDFGCVEEDTEVTHNVQIINSSAVLAYYQFDVDTSSHNVFRIDKPCGSLTGSSKLTLRVKFRPYQPIAYHKTVTCLLLHREPLFLDLIGTCHSEQLKPAVLTPRHLSIYRINLLRGLTCYPPDILSALLDEHKLKLDDSGALLIQEIPGEDTDKSTILLKKRSPLEEFFHVNSASEVETELDNISNSSRFPNPHVTVQPSELIFYDGPASKSVSITNHTKGKICLIWTHGVESSFSIFPLSCELGPLKSTAFRVTYSPNQQNVFHSAQLECFTFYKVLRDHRSVQDRTVCPPWCLTVRVSGHSFETGKEPFIPKFSLNHPKVVFPALRQAAYHSILLQNTGDLPLIFRLDPEECPSVCVLPPSGLVPSGSHQVLTFRCTPSPDHPASIPLTLHLNASPRHTQVLNVVAVAEKLSMSLEGDGSLFFQPTAVGSCSERSMWLKNLSRVPVEFKWRLCGSDQRVLTVLPDTDTLQPNESKVQKWSFSPIEEMMYSMKPSLTFWPVQTPQCKKSRLTIKAVGVASKGSLQAEHPVIDLGEVLVGSCKSFDVPLLNDSPCAVSYSLTTQQSVTAAGLPEDKTQDPLVLEMENVSGTIPADCRLPIRCTVKPARRAHYCWTISYHILNASGSGGGEVQSVCHVQAEGVYPTLEVMDARSCGSVEGLGKLQLWRLFSLDALNTYLHRDPSPSELTFRVPTRHSFQRCPSIFTSAMLDFSFSAAPLGSDPSSILLLFKNPGSIPVEWSFLLPEDQQIELEYWAESGDFSPSELHLMKIQDHRLFSVSPRSGKLLPGQQKTVQFTYRHDFVGTDRLPVLLKLSHGREILINFMGVTVERDIRYIYLSSNRHIFSPVAIGGFNPPKQVYELYNAGALPLRYHIDTTPLEELMEENFSHPVLQCLNPGGEVEPGHTALVEWIFSPLEAKTYSVDVPIHVVEGDSMFVTFEGQGFDEREAKPIQIQEGRITVPCTQRIPVPGQVVFLSEERVCFGDIPVGSRSTRILFLTNVSHTDQVLYKWSGTSTECQQTVKILPESGCLAPEESALCILTIQDSGSPTFYQQDLICEITLVQKLAQYHRDLRQWEEETERQKYEFTITEKDLIQTNQLDKFFQEGAVLEQKTSTRKYKTLPPIRSSDQAESGSSVRPSRAEQRAQQQMGQERRRRPEPPRPAILHLAVTARSHSLMEYQTHFPNQLNTHYINRSSQPKLFQSGTGESCHYSADLPPFTLGPERDVITHVLTSLLQSLLDEPQFQQSLVEGDNEQVPYFTQLRPAPELPTQTKPHSAAGYQMPGLSSVAPAETYTGNCSTADRPSVPESVQESLKEVEEEIKMKVQESIRRLPEFSDIVEDILLNTLQNLMMEAFLGELVLTTRPRIIALPPSSSRKNSLGSKRQSRAESNNNREKMRPLVTGPSPYMSTQAIVSNMESEEQ